A genome region from Erigeron canadensis isolate Cc75 chromosome 3, C_canadensis_v1, whole genome shotgun sequence includes the following:
- the LOC122591940 gene encoding protein ROOT INITIATION DEFECTIVE 3-like translates to MLETLLIASPDGRIIAYDPYTGTVLARFNGSRCPCNSIAIVGNNQFAVSHVSEQTGAGCVNLYYWWSKSCAQSIPIPEPVVPLTAMVDGSYLFAGGVSGHIHSLSVPSGDLIHSFSAHEHPVSCLAISSDGSLVLSGSDDGTIAVTPILLLLDSTFDIESRISGFNKFIGHESSVTGLSTGLGPCSGIMISSSLDWTCKVWNVVKGIHLQTVNFPGEMLCTVLDASETELYAAGADGIIYKRKLKVETKNQLAEGRETIVWGRIHSGAVAAIEMANYGRTLLAVSENGRICAWETENGKMTSSFCKKTGTVSSVVLVKGGGWFRKRGTEKGEFNGYGGTQEVGKMVKQVAEMGETLKVVAEDRGREISNLESAIEVNEKLLNLMLKEAKAIAKFEDSKLTLKLKK, encoded by the coding sequence AtgttggaaactttactaataGCCTCCCCTGATGGTCGAATCATAGCCTATGATCCATACACTGGAACTGTCTTAGCTCGCTTCAATGGTAGCCGATGTCCTTGTAATAGCATCGCTATTGTTGGAAACAATCAATTTGCTGTTTCTCATGTTTCGGAGCAAACTGGTGCAGGCTGTGTTAATCTGTATTACTGGTGGTCAAAGTCTTGTGCACAAAGTATTCCTATCCCTGAACCTGTAGTTCCGCTTACTGCTATGGTAGACGGGTCATATCTGTTTGCAGGCGGAGTTTCAGGTCACATACATTCATTATCGGTACCTTCAGGAGATCTTATCCATTCATTTTCAGCCCATGAGCATCCCGTGTCCTGTCTGGCAATCAGTAGTGATGGATCGTTGGTTCTCTCAGGGAGCGATGATGGAACAATCGCTGTTACTCCTATATTGTTGCTTCTAGATTCTACGTTTGATATTGAATCGAGAATTTCTGGTTTTAACAAATTTATTGGGCATGAATCATCCGTGACAGGATTAAGCACTGGCTTGGGACCGTGCAGTGGCATTATGATCTCCAGCTCATTGGACTGGACTTGCAAGGTATGGAACGTTGTGAAAGGGATTCACCTCCAAACGGTGAACTTCCCAGGGGAAATGTTGTGCACGGTGCTGGATGCATCAGAGACAGAGTTGTATGCTGCAGGAGCAGATGGAATTATATACAAAAGAAAGCTTAAAGTGGAAACAAAAAATCAACTGGCGGAAGGAAGAGAGACTATAGTATGGGGCAGGATACACAGCGGGGCAGTAGCGGCTATCGAAATGGCAAATTACGGAAGAACTCTTTTGGCTGTTTCTGAGAACGGAAGGATATGTGCTTGGGAAACAGAAAATGGCAAGATGACAAGTAGTTTTTGTAAGAAAACTGGAACCGTTAGCAGTGTTGTACTGGTGAAAGGTGGAGGTTGGTTTAGAAAAAGAGGAACTGAAAAAGGTGAATTCAATGGTTATGGCGGCACGCAGGAAGTGGGTAAGATGGTGAAGCAGGTTGCGGAAATGGGAGAGACTTTGAAAGTGGTGGCAGAAGACAGGGGAAGGGAGATTAGTAACCTTGAATCAGCGATCGAGGTTAATGAAAAGCTGCTTAACCTCATGCTAAAGGAAGCCAAGGCGATTGCCAAATTTGAGGACTCCAAACTGACCTTGAAACTTAAAAAATGA
- the LOC122592756 gene encoding B-box zinc finger protein 22-like, whose amino-acid sequence MKIQCNVCETAEATVLCCADEAALCWRCDEKIHAANKLASKHQRVHLSTSNSRLPKCDICQETVGYFFCLEDRALLCRKCDVAIHTVNTHVSSHQRFLLTGVKVGLEAANVAASSSSKKSEFIKNSVPLSSTDQYTKPTPVQAAGAGEFAPPSSPFTGGSSSSDIQQWQFDEFLALTDVNQNYNYIGNVPSKAVSRKLGDLDCSPILRAMEAELDEGLGQVPDTSWAVPQICSPPTASGPCWPKTHDYYHDQLDVAAFVPDVCYQQNTSSLKKRRQF is encoded by the exons atgAAGATTCAGTGTAACGTCTGTGAGACGGCGGAGGCGACGGTGCTGTGTTGCGCCGATGAGGCGGCGCTGTGTTGGAGGTGTGATGAGAAGATACACGCTGCTAATAAACTCGCAAGTAAACATCAGCGAGTTCATCTCTCTACTTCTAATTCTCGTTTGCCTAAGTGTGATATCTGTCAG GAAACAGTTggatatttcttttgtctggAAGATAGGGCTCTATTATGCAGAAAATGTGATGTTGCTATACACACCGTCAACACACATGTTTCATCACACCAGAGGTTTCTGCTTACAGGAGTGAAAGTAGGGCTTGAAGCTGCTAATGTTGCTGCATCATCATCTTCTAAGAAATcagaatttatcaaaaatagtGTGCCTTTGTCTTCAACTGATCAGTACACCAAACCTACTCCAGTTCAAGCTGCTGGGGCTGGCGAATTTGCTCCTCCTAGTTCGCCTTTCACGGGAGGGTCTTCATCCAGTGATATTCAACAATGGCAGTTTGATGAGTTTCTCGCGCTTACGGATGTCAACCAGAATTACAACTACATTGGCAATGTCCCATCCAAG GCTGTATCCAGGAAACTAGGAGACCTGGACTGTTCCCCAATTCTAAGAGCCATGGAGGCCGAATTAGATGAAGGGTTAGGTCAGGTTCCTGATACCTCGTGGGCGGTCCCACAAATCTGTTCCCCACCAACTGCTTCTGGACCCTGCTGGCCTAAAACTCATGACTATTATCATGACCAGTTGGATGTTGCTGCTTTTGTTCCTGATGTATGCTACCAACAAAATACAAGTAGCCTAAAAAAGAGAAGGCAGTTCTAA
- the LOC122591941 gene encoding protein trichome birefringence-like 41: MLAIIANKKLVWWLGNHLITLRFQNDPETKKCFSFLPPLFFPLSLEPFLYLRGRLKKLVFLRVNINMSLVFLVVLITIVSSLVRIDGAAADGCDLFQGNWVLDPSYPMYNESTCPFLEKEFNCVNNGRPDRFYLKYRWQPHGCHVSRFDGQNFLEKLRGKTIMFVGDSLSRNQWLSMLCMIHSSMPTTNYAVNISLIQDMTTYTFTDYKVKVIYHHNLYLVDIVKQRFGRVLKLNTLTAGKYWLDIDYLVFNTWHWWNRRGASQPFDYIQDGRRIYKDMDRVVAFGKAIVTWGQWVDANVVPNKTKVFFQGISPSHYNGTDWGEPKAKSCSGQKIPLLTSTYPGVSPPALAVLKTALKGIKKPVTLLDVTNLSLLRKDGHPSSYGLGAVDCSHWCLAGVPDTWNVLLYNLML; encoded by the exons ATGTTAGCAATCATTGCCAACAAGAAGTTAGTCTGGTGGTTAGGCAATCACTTGATAACCTTAAGGTTTCAG AATGACCCAGAAACCAAAAAGTGCTTTTCATTCCTCCCTCCTTTATTTTTTCCTCTCTCTCTAGAACCTTTTTTGTATTTGCGAGGGAGATTGAAAAAATTGGTATTCTTGAGGGTAAATATCAATATGAGCTTAGTTTTTTTGGTAGTTCTTATTACTATTGTATCATCGTTGGTAAGAATTGATGGAGCGGCTGCAGATGGGTGTGATTTGTTCCAAGGGAATTGGGTTTTGGACCCATCGTACCCAATGTACAACGAGTCGACCTGCCCGTTCCTTGAAAAAGAGTTCAACTGCGTAAACAATGGCCGCCCAGACCGATTCTACCTCAAATATAGATGGCAGCCACATGGCTGCCACGTTTCCAG ATTTGATGGTCAAAACTTCTTAGAAAAACTAAGAGGGAAAACCATAATGTTTGTAGGAGACTCGCTTAGCCGAAACCAGTGGTTGTCGATGCTATGCATGATCCACTCGTCAATGCCAACTACAAATTACGCGGTCAATATCTCCTTGATTCAAGATATGACCACTTATACCTTTACG GATTATAAAGTAAAAGTCATATACCATCACAACTTGTACCTAGTAGATATAGTGAAGCAAAGATTTGGGAGGGTGTTGAAGTTGAATACATTGACAGCTGGCAAGTATTGGTTGGACATTGACTACTTAGTGTTCAACACGTGGCATTGGTGGAACCGCAGAGGAGCCAGCCAACC ATTTGATTACATACAAGACGGGAGGCGCATATACAAGGACATGGATCGCGTAGTTGCTTTTGGAAAGGCGATTGTTACATGGGGTCAATGGGTTGATGCCAACGTTGTGCCGAACAAAACAAAAGTGTTCTTTCAAGGGATATCGCCGTCTCATTACAA tGGGACTGATTGGGGAGAACCAAAGGCAAAATCCTGCTCCGGACAAAAAATTCCTCTTCTGACATCCACTTATCCGGGAGTGTCACCTCCGGCATTGGCAGTCCTTAAGACCGCGCTCAAAGGCATCAAGAAACCCGTCACTTTGCTCGATGTTACCAACCTTTCTCTACTACGAAAAGATGGCCATCCGTCGTCTTATGGTCTAGGGGCGGTGGATTGCAGCCACTGGTGCTTGGCTGGAGTTCCAGATACATGGAATGTTTTACTTTACAACCTTATGCTTTGA